A section of the Capra hircus breed San Clemente chromosome 23, ASM170441v1, whole genome shotgun sequence genome encodes:
- the LOC102188986 gene encoding HLA class II histocompatibility antigen, DO alpha chain gives MVLRGRLVLGLHTLMTLLSPQEVGAIKADHMGSYGPAFYQSYDGAGQFTYDFDGEQLFSVDLKKREAVWRLPEFGNFAYFDPQNGLVSIAMIKAHLEVLVERSNGTRAPNVPPRVAVLPKSRVQLGEPNVLICIVDNIFPPVINVTWLRNGQPITQGVTQTSFYAQPDHSFRKFHYLTFVPLADDFYDCKVEHWGLDQPLFQHWEPQVPTVLPDTTGTLVCALGLILGLGGFLGGITLIITGTCLSSAPR, from the exons ATGGTCCTCAGGGGGAGGCTGGTCCTGGGACTGCACACCCTGATGACCCTCCTGAGCCCCCAGGAAGTTGGGGCCATCAAGG CTGACCACATGGGTTCCTATGGACCAGCCTTCTACCAGTCCTATGACGGTGCAGGTCAGTTCACCTATGATTTTGATGGAGAACAGCTGTTCTCTGTGGACCTGAAGAAGAGGGAGGCTGTGTGGCGTCTGCCTGAATTTGGCAACTTCGCCTACTTTGACCCGCAGAACGGGCTGGTCAGTATCGCGATGATCAAAGCGCATCTGGAGGTCTTGGTGGAGCGCTCCAACGGCACCAGAGCCCCCAACG TGCCCCCCAGAGTGGCTGTGCTGCCCAAGTCTCGGGTGCAGCTGGGCGAGCCCAACGTCCTCATCTGCATCGTGGACAACATCTTCCCCCCGGTCATCAACGTCACCTGGCTGCGCAACGGCCAGCCCATCACCCAGGGCGTGACCCAGACCAGCTTCTACGCCCAGCCTGACCACTCGTTCCGGAAGTTCCACTACTTGACCTTTGTGCCCTTGGCAGACGACTTCTATGACTGCAAGGTGGAGCACTGGGGCCTGGACCAGCCACTCTTTCAGCACTGGG AGCCCCAGGTGCCCACCGTGCTGCCTGACACCACAGGGACTCTGGTCTGTGCCCTTGGCCTGATCCTCGGCCTGGGGGGCTTCCTCGGGGGCATCACCCTCATCATCACAGGCACGTGCCTGTCCAGTGCCCCCAG GTGA